The window AAAACCGGCTCGAGGACGTGATCGACATCCAGGGTCCGAGCGACGTGCACCGTGTGGGCCAGCAACTCGAATGGCTGCGCCTGCGGCTCACCGAGCTCGACGCGGACAAGGCACGCTTCCTGCGCCACATCTCGCACGAACTCAAGACACCGCTGGCCGCGCTGCGCGAGGGCGTGTCGCTGCTGGAAGACGGCGTGACGGGCGAGCTCAACAGCAATCAGATGGAGGTCGCGCGCATCCTGCACCAGAACACGATCTCGCTGCAGAACCAGATCGAGGCGCTGCTGCGCTTCAATGCCGCAGCCTTCGAGGCGCGCCAGTTGCGCCGCGAAAAGACCGACCTGCTGCAGTTGCTCGAGGAACAGGTGGACGCCCAGCAACTGCAATGGCGCGCGCACAACCTCAAGGTGCGCATCGAGGGCGAGCCGGTCACGGCGCGCGTGGATGCGGCCAAGATCGGCACGGTGGTGGCCAACCTGTTGTCCAACGCAATACGGTTTTCGCCGGAGGGCGGCAGCATCGTGCTGAAGCTCTCGGCCGAAGACGGTCTGGTGCGCATCGACATCCGTGACCACGGCCCGGGCATCGCCGGCGCCGACCGCGCGCGCGTGTTCGAACCGTTCTACCGCGGCCAGCGCCAGCCGAGCGACGCGGTGCGCGGCACCGGCATCGGCCTGTCCATCGTGCAAGAATACATCTCTGCGCATGGCGGCCAGATCAGGCTGCTGTCCGACAACCCCGGCGCCCACTTCCAGGTTGAAATACCGGGTTGACCTTCTCGTCCATGTCCATCCGACCGAATCTCCTCACCGATTTCCTCGCTTGCGCGCGCCCCACTTGGCGGGCCGGTCTGCCAACGCTCGCCGCGTTGTTGCTGTGCGCCTGCGCGGCGACGCAAGACCAGCCGCAGCGCCAGACCACGCCGCTGGGCAATCCGCCGGCCGCGCCTTTGCCGAAGCCAGCCGCTTCGGAGGCCACGGAACTGCCGCCGCCGCTCGACACGCACGCCGTGGTGGTGAGCCCGGTCAACGTCGGCACGGCGCCGGCCACCGACATTCCCCAGCGCCAAACCAATATCACCCTGCTGGCCTATGCCGACAGGCTGCGCAGCCTGTCCACACCTGATCTGATGCAGGAAATCGCGCGCCTGGGCGACCCGGCGGACGCCTCGCGGCCGCCGGCGGCGGACCTGCAACTGGCCATGGCCCTCGGCCAGACCCGCGTGCCGGCGGACCTGGCCAGGGCCCAGACCCTGCTGCAGCGCGTGCTCAGCAATCCACAGGAAGAAATGCGCCAGTTGCAGCCGCTGGCGCGCCTGCTGTCGGCGCGTTATGCCGAGCAGAAGCGGGTCGAGGACCTGCTGGAAAAGCAGAACCAGCAACTGCGTGACAGCCAGCGCCGCATCGACCAGCTCAACGACCGGCTGGAAGCCATGCGCGCCATCGAACGCAGCCTGACCTCGCGCACACCCGGCGCGGCGCACAACGGTGGCGGCACCGGCGGTGCCGCCAATGGCCTGCGCGTGCCGGCGCCATGATCACACGATGAGCACCGCTGGCAAGACCCATATCCTGGTCGTCGACGACGATGCCGACATGCTGCGCCTGCTGTCGATGCGGCTGACCGGCGCCGGCTACCGCGTGAGCGCCGTCACTTCCGCCGAAGCCGCGCTGAACCAACTCGACATCGAACGTCCGCAACTCGTCCTGAGCGACGTGCAATTGCCCGGCCGCGACGGCCTGGCGCTGTTCGACGAAGTGCGGCTGCGCCACCCTTCCCTGCCGGTCATCCTGCTGACCGCCCACGGCACGATTCCCGATGCGGTGGAAGCCACCGCGCGCGGCGTGTTCACCTACCTGACGAAGCCGTTCGAAGGCAAGGAGTTGCTCGACAAGATCGCCCAGGCGCTGTCGCTGAGCGCCCCGGCGCTACCGGCCGCGCGCGGCGACGAGGCCTGGCGCGACGAGATCGTGAGCCGCTCCAGCCGCATGGCCGAGATCCTGGCCGAGGCACGCATGGTGGCGCAGTCGGACGCGAGCGTGCTGCTGCGCGGCGACAGCGGCGCCGGCAAGGAACTGCTGGCCCGCGCCATCCACCGCGCCAGCCCGCGCGCCAAGAAGCCTTTCGTGGCGGTGAACTGCGGCGCGATTCCCGAAGCCTTGCTCGAGTCCGAACTGTTCGGCCACATGAAGGGCGCGTTCACCGACGCCGTGGCCAACCACAAGGGCCTGTTCCAGGCGGCCGACGGCGGCAGCCTGCTGCTCGACGAAATCGGCGACATGCCGCCGGCGCTGCAGGTCAAGCTGCTGCGCGTGCTGCAGGAGCGCGCGGTGCGGCCGCTGGGCTCGAGCCAGTCGATCCCGGTGGACGTGCGCATCATCTCCGCCACGCACCGCGACCTGGACGCGGCCATGGCCACCGGCCAGTTCCGGGAAGACCTCTATTACCGGCTCAACGTCGTCACGCTCACGCTGCCCACGCTGGGCGAACGCCGCGAAGACATCCCGCTGCTGGCCAACCATTTCCTCACCAAGCTGGCCGGCAAATACGGCAAGCGCTTGAGCGGTTTCGCGCCCGAGGCGCTGAAGGCGCTGACCATCGCCGCCTGGCCGGGCAATGTGCGACAGCTCTACAACGTGGTGGAACAGGTGTGCGCCCTGTCTTCCACGCCGCTGATCCCGCTGGCACTGGTGCAGCGCGCATTGCGCTCGCCCTCGGTCGAGGTGCTGAACTACGCCGATGCCAAGCAGCGTTTCGAACGCGAATACCTGGTCGGCCTGCTCAAGTTGACCGACGGCAACGTGGCCGACGCGGCCCGCCTCGCCGACCGCAACCGCACCGAGTTCTACCGGCTGCTGCAGAAGCACGAACTCACGCCCGGCCACTTCAAGGCCGACGGCGGAACGACCGCCGCGGAGCCTGTCGCCGACTAGCGACAGGCCTAAGTCCTTGATTCATATGGAATGGCACCTCTCGCACCGAGGTGTTGTCGCCGGATAGCGACAAAAACGGCGGGTTTCCTCCGCCTTCGGGCCAAACCGGCTGGAAAACACCCAAAATTTCACTCTAAGTCTTTGATTTAAAAAGACATTTCCCATGTGGCACAGGGTTTGCACTAGTCAGTGCATATGAAGCCCTCGTCGCACTCCTCCTTCCTGCCTCCCACGGGCGCCTCGGCCCCTGTTTCCACCGTGCCTGCACGGCGGCGGCAGGCGCGCGCCACCGACCGGCGCACGCTGGCCGATAGCGCCAACGCCGGCCCCTGGGGCCGCGGCGCGAAAACGGCGACAACGGCTTCGCCCGCCTCCATTTCCAGCATCACCGAATCCCGGCAACCCAACAGCGAGTCCACCATGCCACAACAGCATTTCGCCCGCATCGGCCGCCAGATCCCGGCCAACCCACCCCGCGCCAACCGCGGCAAGGTGGTCAGCCTGCGCAGCACCGTGCGCGAAGAACGCCATCCCAACGCCGTCACGGCGCCTCCAGTACACCGCGGCAGCATGACGCCGCTGCCATGGCGCGGTTTCTGGAACAGCCTGTTCACCAGCGTGCTGATGAAGGCATCGGGCCGCAAGGCGATCCGTGCCGCCGAAGGCCCGGACGCGCCCGAAGCCTGGCAGCTCGCCGCCAGCCGTCGCCGGCAGGTCTTCCTTTTGATCACCGTGCTGAGCACGGCCATGGCCACCGCCTTGTTCGCGGGCGTACAGCCCGACTACGACAACGCCTGGCTCGAATACGGCCAGATGGGCCTGTTTGCGCTGCTGTCGGCCTGGGTCGTCACCGGTTTCGTCACCGCGCTCATGGGCTTCTACGTCACGCTCAAGGGCGACAAGCACGCCTTGTCCGTCAAGGAAGTCGTGAACGAGGCGATGCCGACATCGGCCGATGCGCGCACCGCGATCATCATGCCGATCTGCAACGAAGACGTCTCCACCGTGTTCGCCGGCCTGCGCGCCACCTGCGAATCGGTCGCTTCCACCGGCCACAGCAAGGCCTTCGACGTGTTCGTGCTGTCCGACAGCTACGACCCGGCCACCATCCGCGCCGAACGCGCCGCCTGGGAAGAACTGCGCGCCGCGCTGGCATCGCACACCGACCAGGTACAGGTCGAGGTCTACTACCGCTTGCGCACCCGCCGCAGCCACCGCAAGGCCGGCAACGTGGCCGACTTTTGCCGCCGCTGGGGCAAGGACTACCGTTACATGGTCGTGCTCGACGCCGATTCCGTGATGAGCGGCGACTGCCTGACCTCCATGGTCAAGCTGATGGAAAAGCATCCTCAAGCCGGTGTGATCCAGACCGCCACGCAAGCCATCGGCCACGTGACCCTGCACGCCCGCGCCCAGCAATTCGCCTCGCGCATGACCGGCCGTCTGTTCACCCTGGGCATGCAGTTCTGGCAGCTCGGCGAATCGCACTACTGGGGCCACAACGCCATCATCCGCGTCAAGCCTTTCATGGACCATTGCGCGCTGGCACCGATCAAGGGCACCGGCGGCATGTCCGGCGGCATCATGTCGCACGACTTCGTCGAGGCCGCGCTGATGCGCCGTGCCGGCTACCACGTATGGCTGGTGTCCGACCTGGTCGGCAGCTACGAACAACAACCGCCGGACCTCCTGTCCGAACTCACGCGTGACCGCCGCTGGTGCCAGGGCAACCTGCAGAACGCCCGCCTGATGGCCGAGCCTGGCATCCACCCCGTGCACCGCGCCATGTTCGTGACCGGCACTCTGTCCTACCTGTCGGCCCCGCTGTGGCTGGCCTTCCTGACGCTGGGCACGGCCCTGTGGCTGTCCGGTGCGCAAAGCGCCGCCACGACCCAGTTGCTCGCTGCTGGCGAGTGGAATGTGCTGCCTGCCGAATTGCTGGGCCTGTGGGCCTGGACCCTCAGCATGCTGTTCCTGCCGCGCATCCTCGGCATCACCGCAGTGCTGATGAAGGGCGAACAACGCCAATACGGCGGCACGCTCAGCCTCTTGAAGAGCTCGCTGCTGGAAAGCGCGCTGGCCCTGCTGCAGTCCCCTGTGCGCATGCTGGCCCACTCGCTGTTCGTGCTGGTCGCCATCACCGGCATCAAGCTCGACTGGAAGTCGCCTCCGCGTGAGGCCATTGCCCTGGGCTGGAAGGACACGGCACGCAGCCTGGCCCCAATGACCGCCGTCATCGCCGCACTGGCCCTCGGTATCGCGGCCATCGACGCCCGTGCGCTGATCTGGCTGATCCCCGTCGGTTTGCCGTTGCTGCTGGCCATCCCGATGGCCGTGCTGACCAGCCAGATCGAACTCGGCACCGCCTTCCGCAACCGCCGCTTCCTGCTGATCCCCGAAGAGAGCTGGTCGCCCGCCGTACTGCGCCGCGCCTGGCTGCATGCACGGCGCCTGTCGCGCCCCGCGCTGGCTGCCGCATAAGGCGAGCCGCCGTCCTCCGAAAAGCCGGCCGTCGCCGGCTTTTTTCATGGCTGAAGCAAGTACGCCGGTTCAGGCTTCCTGGACGATCCGGGTCAGCGTGTCCACCAGCGGTTCGACCGCCGGCATCGTCGCCGTGCGGTAGGACATGGCAGCGCTGCGATTGATCACGAATACCTGGGCGGTATGGACGTCCGCGCTCTGCCGTGGATCTTCGCCGTCACCGGCGAGCAACTGCGACAGCCGCGCCACATCCGCCACTTGCGGCGCCACGGCCAGCCAGCCTGGGCCGGCCTCGAACTTGCGGAGCCAGCCGGCCAGGGCGGCCGGGCTGTCACCCAGCGGGTCGATGCTGAGGGACAACAACTGCACCGGCAGCTTGCGCTGGTTCAGGGCTTGTTGCAACTGGCCGAACAGGGCGCCCTGGATCGGGCAGATGGCGCTGCAGCCGGTGAACATCAACTGGACCGCGGTGATCTTGCCGGCCAGCAACGTGCGCAGATCGGTGGCCTGCCCCAGGTGCGTGCTGACCTTGGCCGCCGGTATCGGCCGCGGCGGCTGCACCGCCCCGAAAGGAAAATGCGCCGCTCCGCCCGCGGCCGAAGCCGGCGCTGGCGTCGAGGGGCCGAGGGCGGCGGAGGACTTGGCGATCGCCGAGGTAGCGACCATCGCCGTCCAGCCGAGTGCGACGCCCATCAGACGACGCCGCGGCATGAAGGGCGCCTGGATTGAACGCGCAGAGGTTTCAGGAAGTTGTTGCATCGAGGCAGCCTCAATTCTGGATCGAGAGGTAAGCCCAGAGCTCTGCGCATTGCGCGTCGCTGGGTTCATAACGCGGCATCGCGCCCGAGATGACGATCCGTGCGGGATCGACGCCGGTACGCAGCAAGGTGCACAGGGCCCGGGCGTCGTAGGCGGTGGCCGGGCCGCCGCGCCGGCCTCGCGGCAGCGCCAGATTGGCGTGTCCGAGGATCGGGGCCGAACGTGTCAAGGCGCCAGACCAACCGGTGTTGCCGGCGGCGCGGGCCGTAGCCGCCTCGTCGATGGATGCGCCATGGCAATTGACGCACCGCGTGGTGCTGGCCGGCAGGGTCCGGACGTGTCCGGCCAGCCGCCCGGGCAGGCCCGCTTCGCCCAGGAACAGCGCCTGCCCGCGCTTCACCGCGGCCTCGTTGCCTGCCTGGCGCATCGCCAGCCACGCCGCCGCCAGCGCCGCGACGACGGCCAGCACCACCAGATACCGCCCTCGCCGCATCACAGCGGGCCGTGCAGCACGCCGACGGCATTCAACCCGTCGCTGCTGCGCCCCACGAAGCCGTAGACCTTGCGCCCTGCGGGCACGGTGTAGTCGAAGCTGGTCAGCGTGCCCTGGCCTTGGCCCGTGCCGTAGGGGCCGAAGTTGCGCCCGGTATTCGTCACGAAGCCGAGTTGGGCCACCGCGCCCCGGGTGCCGGACTTGCCGTAGACGCGAACCAGGTACTCGTCGGCCGGCCATGTGATCGCACGCAAGGTGCCACCGTTGCCACCATGGAAGGCGAGGTTCGACGGACTGCCCACGCCCTGGATCGCGTCCAGCCACCAGCCCGAGCGCAGGTTCACACCCGTCAGGACGAATCCGGCCGGCAGCATGTCGGCGAAGACCGTTCCATTGGCCGAGCCGAAGAGCGGCGATGCCATCAGCTTGCCGAGCGCCATCGGTTCCTCGCTGCCGATCTGCTGCAGGTAGGCGCTCAGATCGGCGAGCTCTCCGGCCGTCAGCGCCGCACCGGGGATGCTGGCGCCGTGGGCCTGCACGGCCACATCCAGCGTGGCGGCGGAGCCGTCGTGCAGGTAGCTCGATGCGCGCCAGACGTCGCGCAGCGTTGGAATGTCGATGCCCGTCAACGCCCCCCCGAGCCGTGAACCGCTGCTCGGCTTGATGGTGCCGATGTTCTGCAGCATGGTGCCCGCGAACGTCGTGCCCGCGTGGCAGCTCACGCAATTGCGATCGATGAACAGCGTCTTGCCATTGGCCGCGGCCGCCGTCAACTCACCGGCGGCGTTCCGGTACGGGCTGGCATCGAACGTGTTGAGCGAGCTCACATAGGCGGCCAGCGCGTCCAGGTCGGCGCTGATGCCAGCCTTGGGCAGGCCCAACGGCTGCGCGCGGGTGCCGGTGTTGAAGCTGGCATCGTCCATCAGCCCGAGTCCGCCCGACAGGCGCCGGATCTGGCCCTCGAAATCCTGAACCTCGTCGAAGTTGCCGCTCCAGTGCAGCGGACCATGGCCCATGCCGGCGCGGCCCGCGCAGGATGATCGTGCGGCGCAGGCCCTCGCCGAGGCCGGTCAAATCCCAGACGCGGCCATCCGCACCGCCATCGTTGTGGCAACTCGCGCAGCTCATGTAGTTGTCGCGGGCCAGCCGAGGATCCCGTGCGTCGTAGAACAACTGCTTGCCCTTGAGCACGATGGCGGACAGTTTTTCCGTCCCGATGCCGCCCAGGGTCAAGGCGACGGTGGGCGACGCCTGCCCGAGGTTCACCAGCGGCGCGAGATCGATCACACTGAGCGTGCGCCCGATCGCGTTGTGCACATAGAGTTTCAGGCCGTCGGCCGACAGGGCCAGGCTCTGCGGCGCGATGCCCACTTCATAGCGCATCAGTTCCCGCCGCCCGGCGACGTCGACCACCGCCACCTGGCGACTGGTCTCGAGCGCTACGAACAGGTACGCACCGGCCGGATGGAACAGGGCGGCACTGGCGAGGCTGGCGTTGTCATGGTCCACCCGATAGCGCGGGTCTTCCGTGCCGGAGGTCAGGTCGATGCGGGAACTGATGGCCCTCACCGTATTGTCGAACGTCAAGTCGAGGCCGTCGCGCAACTTGCCGCGGCGCACGTTGTCCTGCTTGGACGGCACCCAGGCGGAGCGGCCATCCGGTGCGATCGCCGCGGCGCCGAGGTAGTTCGGAATGCCACGGCCCTGGTTCTCGCTGTCCGTTCGGTCACTGTGCGCCAGCACGATGGTGCGCTGCAGCGCGAGCGACGCCGGATCGATCATCAGCACCTCGCCCCCGACCGGCGCGCCAGCCGCGTTGGTGGTCCTGACCTGGGCCGTCCCCTCGCCGGGCAACGGCGGCGTGATGAAGCGCGACACCAGCAGCCGGGTGCCATCCGCCGAGATGGCCAGATGGCGCGGGTTGGCGCCGAGCTGCAGGGCGGAGATCTGCGCGCCGGTGCTGCCATTGAGCTTGAGCAGCGCGCCGCTGGCTTCCAGCGTGACGAAAAGCGAGCCGTCCACCGGCGATGCAACCACGCCATAGGGTTGCGAAGCCCTTGGCATGTTCACCGTCTGGACCACGCTCAACGTGGTGGGGTTCAGGACGCTGAGCGTTGCGCTATCGCGGTTGGCCACCCAGATGCGGCCGTCTGCCGCCCGTGTCAGGCTGCGCGGCGCCGCACCGACGGGGATCTCGGCCACCCGCGCGTTGGTGGCCGTGTCGAACACGCTGACCGTGTTGCCGTCCGGGTTGACGATCCACAGCCTGGACGACACCCCCGCGCGAGGCTCCACCAGCAAAGCGGACGATGCGCGCGCGCTCGTGCCGGGGCCGCCCGAACCGGGTCCGGTCACGGCCTGGACGAAGCGGTAGGTCGCGGTCCGGCCATCGAGCGCCTGGATGGTGAGCGTGACCTCGTAGACGCCCGCAGCGGCATAGCGATGTTGAACGTTGGCACTGGAAGACGGCGCGCTGTCGCCCGTGCCGTCACCGAAGTTCCAGCTGTACTGCGCCGCAGCCCCGGCCGAGATGCTCGGCGCGTACTGCACCATGGCGCCACTGCTCGCCACCGGCGCGGGCAATGAGGTCACGCTGGGCACTGTCGCCAACACGTCCCACGCGAACTGGATGCTGGCCATCTTGTCGCCCGCGTTGCGCACGGTCAGCGTCACGCTGTAGCTGCCTGCCGTGGTCGGGGTGCCCGCGATGACGCCGGTGTCGGTGTTCACCGCCAAACCCGGCGGCAG of the Rhodoferax koreense genome contains:
- a CDS encoding sensor histidine kinase, coding for MKRRRGSFQQLLLVGFLLIAALLGGIALRAVFTFDHLMAQSAGFQARALQLTAAVQSLAERSANMERASRQSLILNDAPLRQRFEESSREARAILDGLLPADLPTPVADRWRAQYKVLRGLMDGPPETVLERERTLAAEFRELEAINSTVAQQVQQAIAKRNLELTAQLETSRNNLTRQVIGTIALAVALAIAFGIWLARPFKRLEKAIVGLGENRLEDVIDIQGPSDVHRVGQQLEWLRLRLTELDADKARFLRHISHELKTPLAALREGVSLLEDGVTGELNSNQMEVARILHQNTISLQNQIEALLRFNAAAFEARQLRREKTDLLQLLEEQVDAQQLQWRAHNLKVRIEGEPVTARVDAAKIGTVVANLLSNAIRFSPEGGSIVLKLSAEDGLVRIDIRDHGPGIAGADRARVFEPFYRGQRQPSDAVRGTGIGLSIVQEYISAHGGQIRLLSDNPGAHFQVEIPG
- a CDS encoding sigma 54-interacting transcriptional regulator — its product is MSTAGKTHILVVDDDADMLRLLSMRLTGAGYRVSAVTSAEAALNQLDIERPQLVLSDVQLPGRDGLALFDEVRLRHPSLPVILLTAHGTIPDAVEATARGVFTYLTKPFEGKELLDKIAQALSLSAPALPAARGDEAWRDEIVSRSSRMAEILAEARMVAQSDASVLLRGDSGAGKELLARAIHRASPRAKKPFVAVNCGAIPEALLESELFGHMKGAFTDAVANHKGLFQAADGGSLLLDEIGDMPPALQVKLLRVLQERAVRPLGSSQSIPVDVRIISATHRDLDAAMATGQFREDLYYRLNVVTLTLPTLGERREDIPLLANHFLTKLAGKYGKRLSGFAPEALKALTIAAWPGNVRQLYNVVEQVCALSSTPLIPLALVQRALRSPSVEVLNYADAKQRFEREYLVGLLKLTDGNVADAARLADRNRTEFYRLLQKHELTPGHFKADGGTTAAEPVAD
- the mdoH gene encoding glucans biosynthesis glucosyltransferase MdoH: MKPSSHSSFLPPTGASAPVSTVPARRRQARATDRRTLADSANAGPWGRGAKTATTASPASISSITESRQPNSESTMPQQHFARIGRQIPANPPRANRGKVVSLRSTVREERHPNAVTAPPVHRGSMTPLPWRGFWNSLFTSVLMKASGRKAIRAAEGPDAPEAWQLAASRRRQVFLLITVLSTAMATALFAGVQPDYDNAWLEYGQMGLFALLSAWVVTGFVTALMGFYVTLKGDKHALSVKEVVNEAMPTSADARTAIIMPICNEDVSTVFAGLRATCESVASTGHSKAFDVFVLSDSYDPATIRAERAAWEELRAALASHTDQVQVEVYYRLRTRRSHRKAGNVADFCRRWGKDYRYMVVLDADSVMSGDCLTSMVKLMEKHPQAGVIQTATQAIGHVTLHARAQQFASRMTGRLFTLGMQFWQLGESHYWGHNAIIRVKPFMDHCALAPIKGTGGMSGGIMSHDFVEAALMRRAGYHVWLVSDLVGSYEQQPPDLLSELTRDRRWCQGNLQNARLMAEPGIHPVHRAMFVTGTLSYLSAPLWLAFLTLGTALWLSGAQSAATTQLLAAGEWNVLPAELLGLWAWTLSMLFLPRILGITAVLMKGEQRQYGGTLSLLKSSLLESALALLQSPVRMLAHSLFVLVAITGIKLDWKSPPREAIALGWKDTARSLAPMTAVIAALALGIAAIDARALIWLIPVGLPLLLAIPMAVLTSQIELGTAFRNRRFLLIPEESWSPAVLRRAWLHARRLSRPALAAA
- a CDS encoding SCO family protein: MPRRRLMGVALGWTAMVATSAIAKSSAALGPSTPAPASAAGGAAHFPFGAVQPPRPIPAAKVSTHLGQATDLRTLLAGKITAVQLMFTGCSAICPIQGALFGQLQQALNQRKLPVQLLSLSIDPLGDSPAALAGWLRKFEAGPGWLAVAPQVADVARLSQLLAGDGEDPRQSADVHTAQVFVINRSAAMSYRTATMPAVEPLVDTLTRIVQEA
- a CDS encoding jacalin-like lectin — protein: MSSLNTFDASPYRNAAGELTAAAANGKTLFIDRNCVSCHAGTTFAGTMLQNIGTIKPSSGSRLGGALTGIDIPTLRDVWRASSYLHDGSAATLDVAVQAHGASIPGAALTAGELADLSAYLQQIGSEEPMALGKLMASPLFGSANGTVFADMLPAGFVLTGVNLRSGWWLDAIQGVGSPSNLAFHGGNGGTLRAITWPADEYLVRVYGKSGTRGAVAQLGFVTNTGRNFGPYGTGQGQGTLTSFDYTVPAGRKVYGFVGRSSDGLNAVGVLHGPL